A single genomic interval of Colius striatus isolate bColStr4 chromosome 9, bColStr4.1.hap1, whole genome shotgun sequence harbors:
- the LOC133626079 gene encoding protocadherin alpha-2-like: protein MGACWGPVLRVLVVQAAWALCGGQVRYSVSEEAEPGTVVGRLAQDVGLEAGEAEARRLRLVSQGRRASVEVSGASGALVVSSRLDREELCGKSAPCVLRLEVLVERPLRVFHVELEVTDINDNAPIFPAGRKNLSMAEFTTLPGSRFPLEGASDADIGANAQLSYTLSSNEHFSLDLQRSEEYRELLFIVLTKPLDRETMAEHRLVLTASDGGRPSLTGTMELVIWVLDANDNAPQFNQSVYKVQVPENAAEGTLVVRVKATDPDVGSNGEMTFGASNAFPPKGLSLFILNAKTGEIRLTGALDFEDVRSYEIQIEATDRGMPPLSGHCRVLVEVLDVNDNAPELRVTSLSVPVSEDASVGTVVALLSVSDRDSGANGRVRCSVWPSSPFGLVSAFAGSYSLVLREALDRERVSEYEVEVRAEDGGSPPLRGRLGVRVPVSDVNDNAPAFAQAVYTVLARENNAAGAELARVWARDPDEAGNGRVSYSVWEGGSNVGVVGGVLLSGGVWRPASSYVSVDAESGRVWALQALDYEEVQVLQFEVRAVDAGEPPLCGNATVQVFVLDENDNAPALLPSAGGGAGVGVDAGGASSLEAASGSLWAWAAWGAPAGQVVAKIRAVDADSGYNAWLRYELLEPRGKSPFRVGLYSGEVSTLRALEEADGPRQRLVIVVRDHGEPSRSATATLSVSLLEGAEAALAAAGSGSGRPGLRPLSGVEGGAESSSSTNVWLVVAICAVSSLFLLAVVLYGASRWVPRAAVLSGPGPTTLVCASEVGSWSYSQRQSRSLCVADGAGKSDLMVFSPNFPPPPPGPAAKETQPDPTGLLDTVSAAVFLASPFYLNGLFFF, encoded by the coding sequence ATGGGCGCGTGCTGGGGGCCGGTGCTGCGGGTGCTGGTGGTGCAGGCGGCGTGGGCGCTGTGCGGCGGTCAGGTGCGGTACTCGGTGTCGGAGGAAGCGGAGCCCGGGACGGTGGTGGGCCGTCTGGCGCAGGACGTGGGTCTGGAGGCGGGCGAGGCGGAGGCGCGGCGTCTGCGCCTGGTGTCGCAGGGCCGGCGGGCGAGCGTGGAGGTGAGCGGGGCGAGCGGGGCGCTGGTGGTGAGCTCGCGGCTGGACCGGGAGGAGCTGTGCGGGAAGAGCGCGCCGTGCGTGCTGCggctggaggtgctggtggaGCGGCCGCTGCGCGTGTTCCATGTCGAGCTGGAGGTCACCGACATCAACGACAACGCTCCGATCTTCCCCGCCGGCCGGAAAAACCTGAGCATGGCGGAATTCACAACTCTGCCGGGTTCCCGTTTCCCACTGGAGGGCGCGTCGGATGCGGATATCGGAGCCAACGCTCAGCTCTCCTACACACTCAGCTCTAACGAGCATTTCAGTCTGGATTTACAGCGGAGTGAAGAATACCGAGAATTACTGTTTATTGTTCTCACAAAACCTCTGGACCGCGAGACGATGGCTGAGCACCGTTTGGTGTTGACGGCGAGTGACGGGGGCCGTCCGTCGCTGACGGGCACGATGGAGCTGGTGATCTGGGTGCTGGACGCGAACGACAACGCGCCCCAGTTCAACCAGTCGGTGTATAAAGTGCAGGTGCCGGAGAACGCTGCGGAGGGGACGCTGGTGGTGCGGGTGAAGGCCACAGATCCAGACGTTGGAAGCAATGGCGAAATGACATTCGGTGCGAGCAATGCTTTTCCTCCCAAGGGATTAAGCCTTTTCATTTTGAACGCGAAAACAGGGGAGATCCGTCTGACGGGCGCCCTGGACTTCGAAGACGTCCGTTCGTACGAGATACAAATCGAAGCGACAGATAGGGGAATGCCTCCGCTGTCGGGTCACTGTAGGGTGTTGGTGGAGGTGCTGGACGTGAACGACAACGCACCAGAGCTGCGGGTGACGTCGCTGTCGGTGCCGGTGTCGGAGGACGCGTCGGTGGGGACGGTGGTGGCGCTGCTGAGCGTGTCGGACCGGGACTCGGGGGCGAACGGGCGCGTGCGCTGCTCGGTGTGGCCGTCGTCGCCGTTCGGTCTGGTGTCGGCGTTCGCGGGCTCGTACTCGCTGGTGCTGCGGGAGGCGCTGGACCGGGAGCGGGTGTCGGAGTACGAGGTGGAGGTGCGTGCGGAGGACGGCGGGTCTCCGCCTTTGCGCGGCAGGCTCGGGGTGCGGGTGCCGGTGTCGGACGTGAACGACAACGCGCCGGCGTTCGCGCAGGCCGTGTACACGGTGCTGGCGCGGGAGAACAACGCGGCGGGGGCGGAGCTGGCGCGGGTGTGGGCGCGGGACCCGGACGAGGCGGGCAACGGCCGCGTGAGCTACTCGGTGTGGGAGGGCGGCAGCAACGTTGGCGTTGTCGGCGGGGTTTTGTTGTCGGGCGGCGTGTGGCGTCCGGCGTCGAGCTACGTGTCGGTGGACGCGGAGAGCGGTCGCGTGTGGGCGCTGCAGGCGCTGGACTACGAGGAGGTGCAGGTGCTGCAGTTCGAGGTGCGTGCGGTGGACGCGGGGGAGCCGCCGCTGTGCGGCAACGCGACGGTGCAGGTGTTCGTGTTGGACGAGAACGACAACGCGCCGGCACTGCTGCCGTCTGCGGGCGGCGGTGCGGGCGTGGGTGTCGACGCGGGTGGGGCTTCGTCGTTGGAGGCGGCGTCGGGGTCGCTGTGGGCGTGGGCGGCGTGGGGGGCGCCGGCGGGGCAGGTGGTGGCGAAGATCCGTGCGGTGGACGCGGACTCGGGCTACAACGCGTGGCTGCGGTACGAGCTGTTGGAGCCGCGTGGGAAGAGCCCGTTCCGCGTGGGGCTGTACAGCGGCGAGGTGAGCACGTTGCGGGCACTGGAGGAGGCGGACGGCCCTCGTCAGAGGCTGGTGATCGTGGTGCGGGACCACGGCGAGCCGTCGCGCTCGGCCACGGCCACGCTGAGCGTGTCGCTGCTGGAGGGCGCCGAGGCGGCGTTGGCGGCCGCGGGCTCGGGCTCTGggcggccggggctgcggccgtTGTCGGGCGTGGAGGGCGGCGCGGAGTCGTCGTCGTCGACGAACGTGTGGCTGGTGGTGGCCATCTGCGCGGTGTCGAGCCTGTTCCTGCTGGCGGTGGTGCTGTACGGGGCGTCGCGGTGGGTTCCGCGGGCGGCCGTGCTGTCGGGGCCAGGTCCGACGACGCTGGTGTGCGCCAGCGAAGTGGGGAGCTGGTCGTACTCGCAGCGTCAGAGCCGGAGCCTGTGCGTGGCGGACGGCGCGGGCAAGAGCGACCTGATGGTTTTCAGCCCCAActtcccgccgccgccgcccggccccgcggcgaAGGAGACGCAGCCGGATCCTACGGGTCTCCTAGACACGGTCAGTGCCGCAGTCTTCCTAGCCTCTCCGTTCTATCTTAATGGTCTCTTCTTTTTCTAG
- the LOC133626080 gene encoding protocadherin alpha-8-like — protein sequence MGACWGPVLRVLVVQAAWALCGGQVRYSVSEEAEPGTVVGRLAQDVGLEAGEAEARRLRLVSQGRRASVEVSGASGALVVSSRLDREELCGKSAPCVLRLEVLVERPLRVFHIELEVTDINDNAPIFPAARKNLSMAELTTVPGSRFPLEGASDADIGANAQLSYSLSPTEHFRIEEENSNSRSKSLFLVLTKSLDRETMAMHRLVLTASDGGRPSLTGTMELVISVLDVNDNAPQFNQSVYNALLPEDAFKGTVVAQVNATDQDLGIYGEVIYEIDGVVPPSASDVFSIDANSGKIQLTGALDFETETFYNLQIKAKDKATPPLSGHCKVLVEVLDVNDNAPEVRVTSLSVPVSEDASVGTVVALLSVSDRDSGANGRVRCSVWPSSPFGLVSAFAGSYSLVLREALDRERVSEYEVEVRAEDGGSPPLRGRLGVRVPVSDVNDNAPAFAQAVYTVLARENNAAGAELARVWARDPDEAGNGRVSYSVWEGGSGVGVVGGVLLSGGVWRPASSYVSVDAESGRVWALQALDYEEVQVLQFEVRAVDAGEPPLCGNATVQVFVLDENDNAPALLPSAGGGAGVGVDAGGASSLEAASGSLWAWAAWGAPAGQVVAKIRAVDADSGYNAWLRYELLEPRGKSPFRVGLYSGEVSTLRALEEADGPRQRLVIVVRDHGEPSRSATATLSVSLLEGAEAALAAAGSGSGRPGLRPLSGVEGGTESSSSSTNVWLVVAICAVSSLFLLAVVLYGASRWVPRAAVLSGPGPTTLVCASEVGSWSYSQRQSRSLCVADGAGKSDLMVFSPNFPPPPGPAAKETQPDPSVLLDTVSNTVFLVFRPFLF from the coding sequence ATGGGCGCGTGCTGGGGGCCGGTGCTGCGGGTGCTGGTGGTGCAGGCGGCGTGGGCGCTGTGCGGCGGTCAGGTGCGGTACTCGGTGTCGGAGGAAGCGGAGCCCGGGACGGTGGTGGGCCGTCTGGCGCAGGACGTGGGTCTGGAGGCGGGCGAGGCGGAGGCGCGGCGTCTGCGCCTGGTGTCGCAGGGCCGGCGGGCGAGCGTGGAGGTGAGCGGGGCGAGCGGGGCGCTGGTGGTGAGCTCGCGGCTGGACCGGGAGGAGCTGTGCGGGAAGAGCGCGCCGTGCGTGCTGCggctggaggtgctggtggaGCGGCCACTGCGTGTGTTCCACATCGAGCTGGAGGTCACCGACATCAACGACAACGCTCCGATCTTCCCCGCCGCCCGTAAGAACCTGAGCATGGCGGAATTAACCACGGTGCCGGGTTCCCGTTTCCCACTGGAGGGCGCGTCGGATGCAGATATCGGAGCCAACGCTCAGCTCTCCTACTCACTCAGCCCAACTGAACATTTTAgaatagaggaagaaaacagtaacTCACGGAGTAAATCACTCTTTTTGGTGCTGACGAAATCTCTTGATCGCGAGACGATGGCTATGCACCGTTTGGTGTTGACGGCGAGTGATGGGGGCCGTCCGTCGCTCACGGGCACGATGGAGCTGGTGATCTCGGTGCTGGATGTGAATGACAACGCGCCCCAGTTCAACCAGTCGGTGTACAATGCACTTTTGCCGGAAGACGCCTTTAAGGGTACGGTGGTGGCGCAGGTGAACGCCACAGATCAGGACTTGGGAATATATGGCGAAGTGATTTACGAAATCGATGGTGTTGTTCCTCCCTCGGCCTCAGATGTTTTCAGCATCGATGCAAACAGCGGGAAGATCCAACTGACAGGCGCCCTGGATTTTGAGACAGAGACTTTCTACAATCTACAAATTAAAGCGAAAGACAAAGCAACGCCGCCACTATCGGGTCACTGCAAGGTGCTGGTTGAGGTGCTGGACGTGAACGACAACGCGCCGGAGGTGCGGGTGACGTCGCTGTCGGTGCCGGTGTCGGAGGACGCGTCGGTGGGGACGGTGGTGGCGCTGCTGAGCGTGTCGGACCGGGACTCGGGGGCGAACGGGCGCGTGCGCTGCTCGGTGTGGCCGTCGTCGCCGTTCGGTCTGGTGTCGGCGTTCGCGGGCTCGTACTCGCTGGTGCTGCGGGAGGCGCTGGACCGGGAGCGGGTGTCGGAGTACGAGGTGGAGGTGCGTGCGGAGGACGGCGGGTCTCCGCCTTTGCGCGGCAGGCTCGGCGTGCGGGTGCCGGTGTCGGACGTGAACGACAACGCGCCGGCGTTCGCGCAGGCCGTGTACACGGTGCTGGCGCGGGAGAACAACGCGGCGGGGGCGGAGCTGGCGCGGGTGTGGGCGCGGGACCCGGACGAGGCGGGCAACGGCCGCGTGAGCTACTCGGTGTGGGAGGGCGGCAGCGGCGTTGGCGTTGTCGGCGGGGTTTTGTTGTCGGGCGGCGTGTGGCGTCCGGCGTCGAGCTACGTGTCGGTGGACGCGGAGAGCGGTCGCGTGTGGGCGCTGCAGGCGCTGGACTACGAGGAGGTGCAGGTGCTGCAGTTCGAGGTGCGTGCGGTGGACGCGGGGGAGCCGCCGCTGTGCGGCAACGCGACGGTGCAGGTGTTCGTGTTGGACGAGAACGACAACgcgccggcgctgctgccgtcTGCGGGCGGCGGTGCGGGCGTGGGTGTCGACGCGGGTGGGGCTTCGTCGTTGGAGGCGGCGTCGGGGTCGCTGTGGGCGTGGGCGGCGTGGGGGGCGCCGGCGGGGCAGGTGGTGGCGAAGATCCGTGCGGTGGACGCGGACTCGGGCTACAACGCGTGGCTGCGGTACGAGCTGTTGGAGCCGCGTGGGAAGAGCCCGTTCCGCGTGGGGCTGTACAGCGGCGAGGTGAGCACGTTGCGGGCGCTGGAGGAGGCGGACGGCCCTCGTCAGAGGCTGGTGATCGTGGTGCGGGACCACGGCGAGCCGTCGCGCTCGGCCACGGCCACGCTGAGCGTGTCGCTGCTGGAGGGCGCCGAGGCGGCGCTGGCGGCCGCGGGCTCTGGCTCTGggcggccggggctgcggccgtTGTCGGGCGTGGAGGGCGGCACGGAGTCGTCGTCGTCGTCGACGAACGTGTGGCTGGTGGTGGCCATCTGCGCGGTGTCGAGCCTGTTCCTGCTGGCGGTGGTGCTCTACGGGGCGTCTCGGTGGGTACCGCGGGCGGCCGTGCTGTCGGGTCCCGGTCCGACGACGCTGGTGTGCGCCAGCGAAGTGGGGAGCTGGTCGTACTCGCAGCGTCAGAGCCGGAGCCTGTGCGTGGCGGACGGCGCGGGCAAGAGCGACCTGATGGTTTTCAGCCCCAACTTCCCGCCGCCGCCAGGCCCCGCGGCGAAGGAGACGCAGCCAGATCCATCGGTTCTCCTGGACACGGTCAGTAACACAGTCTTCCTAGTCTTTCGCCCCTTTCTGTTCTGA